From Oryza sativa Japonica Group chromosome 4, ASM3414082v1, one genomic window encodes:
- the LOC136355947 gene encoding uncharacterized protein has product MSSGEGKEVVDTSLLVTKGDMKGLLEDLLKMGMIGPRNAAGVSEVKLELMPNELRLEGSKNYLSWCRRAQLMLRAKGVDHFLLESCEEPSDKESQAWRTWNTTNSTVVSWLMNSVAPSIGRMIEAIQNAAVVWKTLSNMYSGEGNVMMMVEAQNKVENLKQEGRTVQEYASELQQLWADLDHYDPLQLKHEDDIVIGNKWLQRRRVIHFLKGLNKEFKDRRAAMFHQATLPTMEETISAMVQEEMRLRLMRGTNSIRSAYIAADNRECYNCGQVGHVSYNCPTSRNIGGRGSIRGGHGGTRGGFGGDRGGFGGNRGGRGGDRGGRVGGRGRGRGVPQANAATEDGKAVTLIGEQVTQWEEWQKNKTNESSNTTTHFGNFANYAQVGEGEGD; this is encoded by the exons atgtcttcTGGGGAGGGAAAGGAGGTTGTGGATACTTCCTTGCTTGTTACTAAAGGTGATATGAAAGGTTTGCTAGAGGATTTGTTGAAGATGGGCATGATAGGTCCTAGGAATGCGGCTGGAGTGTCTGAAGTGAAACTAGAATTGATGCCAAATGAGTTGAGGTTGGAGGGGAGCAAAAATTATTTGAGTTGGTGTAGGAGAGCCCAACTGATGTTGAGAGCAAAAGGGGTGGATCATTTTTTACTAGAGAGTTGTGAAGAACCTTCTGATAAGGAGAGCCAAGCATGGAGGACGTGGAATACTACAAATTCCACTGTGGTATCTTGGTTGATGAACTCGGTGGCTCCTTCTATTGGCAGGATGATAGAAGCTATCCAGAATGCTGCAGTTGTATGGAAGACGCTGAGCAACATGTATTCAGGAGAGGGAAATGTAATGATGATGGTTGAGGCTCAGAACAAAGTGGAGAATTTGAAGCAAGAGGGGAGAACAGTCCAAGAGTACGCTAGCGAGCTGCAACAGTTATGGGCAGATCTTGATCACTATGATCCCCTACAATTGAAACATGAGGATGACATTGTGATTGGAAATAAATGGCTGCAGAGGCGAAGAGTCATTCATTTCTTAAAGGGGTTGAACAAGGAGTTTAAGGATAGGAGAGCAGCTATGTTCCACCAAGCTACATTGCCCACTATGGAAGAGACCATTTCAGCAATGGTGCAGGAAGAGATGAGATTGAGGTTGATGAGAGGTACAAATTCTATAAGATCAGCATACATTGCAGCTGATAATAGGGAATGCTACAATTGTGGGCAAGTGGGTCATGTGAGCTACAATTGTCCCACTTCCCGGAACATTGGTGGTAGGGGATCGATTCGAGGAGGGCATGGTGGAACTCGTGGTGGATTTGGAGGAGACCGTGGTGGTTTTGGGGGAAATCGTGGTGGTAGAGGAGGTGATCGTGGAGGTCGTGTTGGAGGTCGTGGTAGGGGCAGAGGTGTTCCTCAGGCCAATGCAGCTACGGAGGATGGGAAAGCTGTTACCCTAATAGGTGAACAAGTGACACAATGGGAGGAATGGCAGAAGAACAAGACCAATGAGAGCTCTAACACCACCACTCACTTTGGTAACTTCGCCAACTACGCCCAAGTGGGCGAAG GAGAAGGGGACTAG
- the LOC4336928 gene encoding galacturonokinase, whose amino-acid sequence MVAPGGGGGGAASWPSEGELDVVRAKVVEISGRGAGEVRVVACPYRICPLGAHIDHQGGTVTAMTINYGVLLGFVASDDAEISLQSGQFEGVIRFRVDDLQKPIENPENINWESYARGAVYALQNFGYDLKKGIIGYISGVKGLDSSGLSSSAAVGIAYLMALENVNDLVVSPVDNIQLDKSIENKYLGLENGILDPSAILLSRYGYLTFMDCKTATHSYVYFSVLSKSQQCQGELPFKILLAFSGLQHNLPKKSGYNTRVFECKEAARALLCASGCEDASSILRNVNPAIYEAQKCILEENLARRAEHYFSEMKRVVKGRDAWARGDLREFGQLISASGRSSILNYECGSKEMIQLYEILLKAPGVLGARFSGAGFRGCCLAVVESGHAEAAAAFVRAEYEKAQPELVSKIPPGRRVLVCEPGDGARVI is encoded by the exons ATGGTGgcgcccggcggcggaggaggaggggcggcgtcgTGGCCGTCGGAGGGGGAG CTTGATGTTGTTCGAGCAAAGGTAGTGGAGATTAGTGGAAGGGGTGCAGGAGAGGTCAGGGTGGTTGCTTGCCCCTACAGGATTTGCCCTCTGGGGGCTCACATCGATCATCAG GGTGGAACTGTCACAGCTATGACCATTAATTATGGTGTACTTCTCGGTTTTGTGGCCTCTGATGATGCCGAG ATTTCACTCCAATCTGGTCAATTCGAAGGTGTGATACGATTCAG AGTTGATGACTTGCAAAAGCCCATTGAAAACCCAGAAAACATAAACTGGGAGAGCTATGCAAGAGGTGCTGTTTATGCCCTGCAAAATTTTGGATATGATCTCAAGAAG GGTATTATAGGATATATTTCTGGTGTGAAAGGACTTGACAGTTCAGGGCTCAGTTCATCTGCAGCA GTCGGGATTGCCTATTTGATGGCTTTAGAAAATGTGAATGATCTGGTTGTATCACCAGTGGACAACATTCAGTTGGACAA GTCCATCGAAAATAAATATTTGGGTCTTGAAAATGGTATTCTGGATCCATCAGCTATTTTGCTCTCACGGTATGGCTATCTCACCTTCATGGACTGCAAG ACCGCCACACATTCCTACGTCTACTTCTCAGTGTTGAGTAAAAGTCAGCAATGTCAAGGAGAACTACCATTCAAGATTTTGTTAGCCTTTTCAGGGCTGCAACATAACCTACCGAAGAAGAGTGGATATAATACGCGAGTTTTTGAGTGCAAAGAGGCTGCCCGTGCTCTTTTATG TGCTTCAGGCTGTGAAGATGCATCAAGTATTCTTCGTAATG TTAACCCAGCCATATACGAGGCTCAGAAG tgtatattagaagaaaatctCGCTAGGAGAGCTGAGCACTACTTCTCTGAGATGAAGCGAGTTGTCAAGG GAAGAGATGCGTGGGCTCGTGGAGATCTTCGTGAGTTTGGCCAGCTGATCTCTGCATCTGGTCGCAGCTCCATACTGAACTATGAATGCG GGAGCAAGGAGATGATCCAGCTGTACGAGATCCTCCTCAAGGCACCCGGCGTCCTCGGCGCGCGGTTCAGCGGCGCCGGCTTCAGAGGCTGCTGCCTCGCCGTCGTGGAGAGCGgccacgcggaggcggcggcggcgttcgtcCGGGCCGAGTACGAGAAGGCGCAGCCGGAGCTGGTGAGCAAGATCccgccgggccgccgcgtgctggTCTGCGAGCCCGGTGACGGCGCCCGCGTCATATAG